Part of the Leptotrichia massiliensis genome, TCAGATATGGATGAATCTTTTAGGCAGGCTTGCCTTTCCTATTTTTGCCTTTATGCTTGTAGAGGGGTTTTATAAAACGAAGAATAGGAGTAAATATTTAAAGCGTATTTTTATTTTTGCTGTTATTTCAGAAATACCTTTTAATCTTTTGGTAAGTACTTCTGTATTTGGGAGTCCATCGATATTTTTTCCATATAATAATGTTTTGTGGACTTTTGGGATTGCTTTATATATGCTAGTTTTGTTTGAAAAAATTAAAAATAAAGATAACTTACCTGTAACAGTAAAAATTTTTGGAAAAATTATTATAAGTATTTTAGCTATGTTTATTACACGCCTTATAGTTAGTGATTACCGAGAATATGGAATTATGATGGTTTTAGTATTTTATTTTTTCAGAAGTAAAAAATGGTGGAATTTTATAGCTCAAGTCATCTTATTAGCATGGATAAATATTTTTCTTATATGGGGATATAATGTTACTTTAAACTGTTTTGGAAATGAAATAAATGTATCATCACAATCATTTGCAATATTTTCATTAGTTTTTATATGGCTCTACAATGGAAAGCAAGGTATTCATAATAAAATTACAAAATATATGTTTTACAGTTTTTATCCATTACATCTTTTGTTAATTGTAATGATTTATATTTTTTTTAAGAAATACATCATTTATTGAACTAAATGATATAAGTATTGTAACAAAAAACGGATTTAATTATAAATTTATAGAAATTCCTAATAGTAAAATAGGGCGAAAGATTGGTATAGAAATATTTAATTAAAGGCTGGAATTTTTTTCAGTCTTTTTTGTATGGTGAAAGGCATAACCCTATAAAAAAATAACTTTAATTTTATAAATTTTTTGATTTCTGCTCTTTAAATGGGAAATAGTATAAAATGGAATATAAACAAAAATGAGGTATAATATTATTGTATAAAATTTAAAATATAAATTTTGTTAATACTGAAAAAATATAGAAAGGGCAAGTTATGAAAAAGATAATTTTAATTTTGATAAGTGTATTATTTTTAGTGAGCTGTAGTGGGGATATCCCCTTCTCGGAGGAGGAAAAAGGAGCTTTAAAAAAGGCAAAAACGGAAATTGCTGAAATGAAGAAAAAACCGACAATGGCAGAAAAGGAAAGAATTTTGCAAAAGGGACTAGAAGTTCAGAAAAAATATTTACGAATTGGGGTAGTGTATTTTAAAAGTGTGGAAAAGGATATTCCAATAGCAGATTATTATCTAGCAAGAAACTATAGTGCGAGAGGGGAAAAAGAAAAGGCACTCAAATGGGCAAGAAAAGGCTCGGACAGAGGAGTGAAGGAAGCAAGTGCATTTGCAGGACAGATTTATGCTAATCAGAGAGATGAAATGAATGCAAGAAAATATTATATAAAGGCAATGGATCAGGGAGATTATAGTGAAGATACATTGTTTAGAGTGTGGGTATATGGAGAAAGGAAAGAAATTAATAGCGAAGTGGTGGAAGCATTTAAAAGAAATTTAAATAAAAATATTGAGGTAAAAAATGCTTTGGCTTTTTATTATCAGAGGCACGATTACTTTGATGAAGCTGAAAAACTCTACAAGGAGCTTGTTAATGAAAAATATCCGAATGCAGAAAGACTTTTAGGGGAACTTTATATGTGGAAAAAAGATTATGACAAAGCTGAAGAATGGTTATTAAAAGAATCGGAAAAATTATTTTCACATTCAGAAGACAATGTGAAACGGATTGAAGAAAAAAGAGCAAGATTATTGCGTCTGTTAGCAGAAGTTTATGAAATGAAAGGAGATTACGGCAAGGCTGAAAATAGTCTTTTAAAAGCAAAAGAACTTGCACATAAGGAACTTGCATTAACGAGTTTAGCCAAATTATATGAAAAGCAAGGGAAATATAATCAAGCTTTGAAAATAAATGAAGAATTAGAAGAATTGGAAAAAATAGAAAAACAGAAAAAATTAAATCATAAAAGAAATAAAAAATGGAGAGTTTTATGAGAATAGAGAAACTGGAATTTGTAAAAAATATTGATAAATTTGAAAATAATTCTGATGAATATGTAGAGATTAATTTAAATAGGAAGGTAACGGAACTTTCAAGCGTTTCGTATGAAAAAAAATTATACAGTTTTTATTTATTAATAGGAGAAGACGGGAGAATAAATTCGCTGGAAATTCTCAATATATTGAAAATGGCTAAATTTACACATAAAATAGAAGTTCCTGAAAATATAATAGAAGGCGAGATTTATTTTAAAAGGGAAGAATACAATGAAGATGGTATAAAAGTTAAAGAATTAGATTTTTTGGAGATTGATATTTCCAAAAATATTATCAGATGTTATTTTACTGATAACAGGCTTAATATTTATTTTGGAGTAAAAATTTGTGAAAATATAGTAATCTTAATAAATAGGAATAATTATGCAGAAGGAATTTTGATTTATGGAAAATTTGAAATTGAAAATGATAGATTTTACTGGAAAAAGTGAGAATGTGGTAAGCGAGCGAGATATGATTTTTTCTTTTAATAACGGAGAGATAAAAATATATTTGTCTTATGAAACAGGAGAACTGAAAAAAATAGAAATAGTTAGTGAAAATGAAAAAATTGAAAAAAAAATTGAACGGGAAGCGGTATTAAAATTTAAGGGGAATTCGGTTATTTTGGATTATGAATATGGATTGTACGAGTATGTGGAAATAGAAATTGAGGATAAGCTGGAAAAATATTGGGCTGATGGAAAAACAGTTTATTTAAAGGAAAGGAAGAAAATTTTTTTAGAAGTTGAAGTTTGGGAGGGATATTTGCTATTTTTTGATGATGAATACGATGTAGTAAAAGTAAAAAGAAATTATCTGATAAAGTTTTAAAAATTCAATTGGAACAGTTGTGATGATATTTCCTGAATTTCCAAATGATTATATGGTGGGGTTTATGGAAGATGAGAAGACTTTAGATATTTTAGTTATTAAGGGGATTGAAAAAATAATAAAATTTGTAAACACAAATACTCTTGTTTTTTTATAAAAAATGTGGTATTCTTAAGACAAGGAAATCTAATTTTATAATGAATACAATTATGTAACTAATTGTATAGAATGGAAAGGACGAAGAAAATGAAAAAATATGATGCAATAATAATTGGATTTGGAAAAGGTGGAAAAACTTTGGCAGGATTTTTAGCTGGGAAAGGTCAAAATGTGGCTTTGATTGAGAAATCGGACAAGATGTATGGAGGGACTTGTATAAATATTGGGTGTATTCCTACAAAAAAACTTGTTGACAGTACAAAAGTTCTTAAAAATAAAGGATTAAGCAGTATTGAGGAAAAGGAAAAATTTTATGAAGAAAGCATAAATAATAAAAATACATTGATTGGTGCATTACGTGGAAAAAATTATGAAATGCTGGCTACAAAGGAAAATATTGATATTTATGATGGGTTTGGAAGTTTTGCTTCAAAAAATGTTGTTAATATTGAAAGTAATGGGGAAAATGTTCAGATTGAAGGAGAAAAAATATTTATAAATACAGGTTCGACTACAATAATTCCTGGTATAAAAGGGCTTAAAGAAAGTAACCATGTGTATACAAGCACTTCAATTATGGAACTGAAGGAACTTCCTAAAAAATTGACTATTTTGGGAGCAGGGTACATTGGGCTGGAATTTGCTTCGATGTATGCTGATTTTGGATCAGAAGTTACAGTGATTGATTTGGCACAAAGACTTATGCCTAGAGAAGATGAAGAAATTGCTGATAGGGCAAAGGCTATATTTGAGGCAAAAGGAATTAAATTTTTACTAGAATCAAAAATTGAGAAAATTGTTGATAAAAATGGAAAAGGGTATGTGCAAATTTCACAAGGGTCAAGCAAGAGCGAAATTGAATCAGATGCAATTCTTGTGGCAATCGGAAGAAAACCTAATACAGAAAGTCTTAATCTAGAAGCGGCAGGAGTAAAAACTGATGAAAAAGGTGCGGTTGTAGTTGACGAAACATTGAAAACAACAGCTGATAACATTTGGGCAATGGGAGATGTGAAAGGCGGACTTCAATTTACATATATTTCTCTTGACGACTTTAGAATAATAAGAGATAATCTTTACAATGGAGGAAACAGAACGGTAAACGACAGAAATGTAATTCCATACAGCGTATTCATAAATCCACCTTTATCAAGAGTTGGAATGACTGAAAGCGAAGCAATTGCCAAAGGATACGAAGTAAAAACAGGAAGACTTGAAGCAATGGCAATTCCAAAAGCAAAAATAGAAGGTGTAACAGATGGACTACTTAAGGCAGTTATAGATGCAAAAACAGATAAAATACTGGGATGTACTTTATTATGCAACACTTCCCACGAAATGATAAACATTGTTGCAGCAGCCATGAAAGCTGAACAAAAATATACATTCCTAAAAGATATGATATTTACTCACCCTACAATGAGTGAGGCTTTGAATGATTTGTTTGGAAGTGTGAAATAAAGAAAATAAAAAATATTTTAGTTAAAATTTATGAATTTTTATGAAGTATTAAAAATACTACAAAGAATGGAGAATAAATGGGCGAGTTAATAATTATGGGATTAGTAGTATTTTATAATCTATTTAAGATTATTTTTAATATTATAAGAGTAATTTTTTTAAAGAAAAAAGTAAAAAGGTTTTTGAAAATGGATTTAATTTCTGAAATAATTTATTTTTTAGGATGGATAAATTTGATGAGAAATGCAATTATTTTAGTACCTAGCCAAATATTTCATTCAGTTTTTTACTATGTTGCTATTTTAATATTTTTGATAAATAAAAGAAACAAAAAAATTCATAATTATATTTTATTTTCGATAATAACAATTGATATAATAATTGTATTATTTCTTCTAAATATGCTAAAATTATATCTTATTACGTTCATTACGGTAATTGTGTATATTTTTATAATTGTAATTTTAAGAAAAGATAGAGATAAATTACGAGATTGTGGATATTTAACACTATCTTTATTAGATATTGCAAATATTTTTATATCATATATTGCATTTATAGGATATGTTGCTTCGGCATTTTAAAAAATAATAGATAGAATAATAAATAAAAAATTTCTTTAAATGAAAATCACGGTTATTAAGATTAACTGTGATTTTTTGTTTTAGGAATTTATAGAATATATAAATTGGGGAGAAATATTTTTTGAAAAGTGTTGATAAATTATAGTCAATACAGTATAATAATATTGTTACATACTTTTTGGATTACGAAATTTCTGCAATAGAAAAAAGATAAAAAAAATAACCCCAACATTAAGGGCTTAAACATAATCGAATTTTACTTTAATATGTTATGCCATATTTTAGATAAAATCAAGATGGAAATTAGAAATTAAAGTAATATTTTTAGAAAGGAAAATTTAAAAATGGAAGATATTATTAAAAAAGTAAATGAATTTTCGAGGTTAGCACGTGAGAGGGAATTGACGGAAGAAGAGAAGAAAGAGCGTGAAAAATATAGAAAAATGTATATTGAAAAATTTAAGGAAAGTGTGAGGGGACATTTGGATAGCATTAAGGTTGTTAGAGTGGATGACGATGGGAATCCAATTGATGATGACGGAAATATTATTGAGCCTGAAGCTTAAATAAAACAGTAATAATAGCATTTAGAGATTAATCTTTTAAAATCTTGAAAGTTGGATTGATAAGATTTTGGTAATTGTTTAAAGTGGATTAGGAAGGGAATGAGTGGAAATTTATGAAATACGATTTAGTTATATTTGATTTGGACGGGACGCTTATGGATACGTCGAAATCTATTACAAAGACTGTAAATTCAGCGATGGAAGAACTTGGGAAAAAGCAATATTCTGCTAATGAATGTGTAAAATTTGTTGGTGGTGGAGTTTCAGGGCTTGCACGGAATATTTTGGGAAAAGAGAAATATGAGGATGTAACGAATGAGAAAATGGAAAAAGTTATAAGAAAATATTATGATATTTACTTTGACTATGGTGTTGAGCCTTATGAAGGAATACCTGAATTGCTTGATTTTCTGGAACAGAATGGTGTGAAAAAAGGTATTGTAACAAACAAGGATCATGAAACAGCTTTATCTGCAGTTGATAAAAAATTATCTAAATGGAAATTTGATGGAATATTTGGTTCAAATGAAAAGGAATATCCAAATAAACCGAATCCGTATAATGTTCACAAAATGGCACAAAACTTAAATATTTCAAAAGAAAAAATATTATTTGTTGGAGATATGCTTGTGGATGTAAATACAGCTAAAAATGCTGGAATTGATATTGTTTACTGTAAATGGGGATTTGGTGAAGTAAAAGGTGAGGATGGAATTGATGAAGATGTAAAGGTGTCTAGCGTTCAGGAAATTATTGAAAGAATAAAAGGTAAATAGAAAGTTTTTAGGAAAAAATCGTTTTAGTATTTTGTATTAAGACGTTTTTTTTATTTATATTTTGATGTCTTTTAAAATAAAAAATGTGGTATAATTTATTAATACTATTCCCCATTAAAATAATAGAATTAGTATAAATAGTTGAAATCAAAAAATTCATGAAATTATGAAAAACATTTATTAAGCAATGCATAATTTGAAATCTATAGGTCATAAAAAATTTAATATAATATAGGGATTTGAATATAATATCTATAATTTTTTAGATTAATTGATTTTTTTATTTTATGAATTGTTATAAAAAAAATTTGGAAAAGGATTTTTATTTATGAAAAAAATTTTAAAAAGAGTGATATTGTTGATGTTGTTGTTGATAACTGTAATGACTTGTGGTGAAAATAGTGATAAAAATAAAAGAATAGAAAATAATATTGAAAAGCAAAATGAAAGTGAGAATGTTATTGAAAAACCTAAAAATCCATATTTAGTGGAGAAGGGGAAAGTTTATTTTAATGGCGAAATAGTGAAAGGTGCGGATATTACAACATTTGGATGGATTGAGGGGACTTGGTACGGAAAAGATGAGAATAATGTCTATTTTGAAGGGGAGAAAGTTGGAAAATTAGAAGACAAGCCGATTGAGAGAATAAATAATTATTTGGTAAAGTCAGGAAATGCCCTTTATTATTTTTATTGGAAAATCGATAATTTGAAAAACAGTAAGATGGAAATAATTGCGAATAAGGAAGACGGAGCTGAATATTATATTAAAGATGGGAAAAATGTTTACTTTTTAGAAAGAAATATTAATTTTCCTGAATTTGACGGGAAATTAATTTTACTAAGAAATATTGACTATAATACATTTGAAGTGATTAATAAAAAATATTTTAGATATGTAAAAGACAAAACAGGAATTTATTATGTTGCAAATGGGAAGGCGGATGAATTGAAGGGACTGGATAAAAATAGTTTTAAAATCATTGATTTTGTCTTTTCTGCGGATAAGAATAGGGTGTACTATAGGGGAATTAAGCTGGAAAAGATTTTATCTAATGGATTTGAAGTTGTGGGAAATGTTTATGATGTGAGTTATTATCTGAAAGATAGCGAAAAGGTGTATTTTTTGAATGAAATATCCGAATTAAGTGTTATAGAAAAGGCGGATTCAAAGACTTTTGCATTAATAAACGATTTATATTCAAAAGATAAAAATAATATTTTTTGCGATGGAAAAATTTTGGAAGGAGCTGATGTCAAGAGTTTTAAAGTATTTTATGATTCAGATGTAGAAACAGCGAAAGATAGCAAGCACGGGTATTATGATTGTTATTCTGTGAGATAATTAAAGGAATAATGGATTTGAAAAAAGGAGGATTTTTATGAGAAGCACTGTTTTAAGAATATTAGGTTTGTTAATTTTAATAGGAAATGCGGGATTTTCTGAATACATTATTGAAAATGGTAAAATTTATTATAATGAGGATTATCATAAAACTTTGGTTGTAAAGCGGATAGATGATGAAAAAAGTGAAAAATATTTAACAAAAAGTCCCGATTTAAAGAGTTTTAAAATTCTGAATGAGAATTTTGCGAAAGACAAGGATACTATTTATTATAAGGAATATGATATTTTGGAGGCAGATATAAATAGTTTTGAAATATTGGATGAAGATACTGGAAAAGACAAAAATTATATTTATTTATATGGGGAGACTGTACGGTATGAAAATAGTGGCGAACCGGTAGATATGAAAAAAGTTACTTTTTATGAGAATTCTAAGGGTAAAATGTATTATTTTAGAAATAAAAATGACATCTATGTTATGGAAGGAATATATGCAGAAAAAGTTGATAACGTGGATAAAAGGACTTTTGAAGATTTAGGTGGAGGCTTTGGAAGAGATAAAAACTGGATTTATTCTGGAAAAATGAAATTGAGAAATATAGACAGGGAAAGTTTTGAAAATATTGGTGATGGATATATAAAGGATAAGAATGGCATTTATAGAGATGCAGAAGTAATTTTTTATGATAGTGATGATTCCTATAATATTTCAAAGTTGGAAAATGTTGATAAAGAGAGCTTTGAGAATATTGGAGAGGGATATTCAAAAGACAAAAATAACATTTACTACAATAATGAAAAATTTAAGAATATAGATGTAAAAACTTTTCAATTAATAGGTAATGGTTTTTCAAAGGATAAAAATAATGTTTATTTTGAAAAAAATAAAATTGAAGGAGCAGAAGCAAAAACTTTTCAAATAGTGGATAATTTCTTTGAAAAAGATAAAAGCAATGTTTTTTATAAAGAATATAAATTAAAAAATATAAGCCCAATTGAATTTCAGACACTGTATATGAGTAAAAATGCTAATGTTGCGTATGCAATATTTTTTAAAAATAAGGATGGAGTATTTAAGCTGTTAATTGAAGATCCTTTTGATTTGACGAAAAATAAGGTTGTAAAATTGAACGTAGATAAGGATAGTGTAAAAATACTTAGTAAAAATTATTATAAAGATAGAAATAATGTTTATTGTAATGACAAAGTGCTAAAAGGTGCTGATGTAAAAACTTTTGAACTGGTAGGAAATGACAAGGATGAAGCAATGGATGAATTTATAGATACTTTGGAAAATATTTTTGACGCTTTTAGTTCACTAGAAAAAAGCAACGAAACTAAAAAGAGTTCAATTACAGCACAGGATAAAAATCATAAATATGAATATTGTAGAATTGTGAAATAAACTTCAATTTTTTTAAAATTAAACTTTTAATTTATAAAATTTGTTATAAAAATGATTTAATTACAAAAATATCTTGACATAAAAATAAATTAATGATAATATTTGTATATGAAAATTTTAAGAATAAATTTTAAATAAAATTAGGAGGAAAAATGTCAGCGATAGTGTTTTCAAGTATATGGGTAGTGATTTTGATTTTACTGTTCTTTTTATTGATTCATATAAATGTGAATTTAAAGAAAAAATTTAAGTTTTCTACAAGGATAATAATTTCTACAGTATTAGGATTTGTTGTGGGAATTGTATTTCAATCAACTTTGGGATTAGTGGGAGCGGCTGAGCATGAAGTTGTTATAAAGAATGTAACAAATGCAGCTTCGTTAGTAGGGAGAGGATTTACGAGCCTTTTAAAAATGATAGTTATTCCGTTAGTTGGGCTATCTGTTTACAATTCAATAATTAATTCTAAAAATAATGAGAATTTGAGAAAACTGACCATAAAATCAGTAGTTTATTATACAGCGACTGTGGCTATTTCGGCGATTATTGGAATTGTAATTGCAATGACATTTAAGCTCGGAGTTGGAATGAAATTGCCTGAAGGAATGGAAGCATGGGCTGGAAAAGGGGAATATAAAGGTCTTGTTGATGTTGTAGTCTCGTTTATACCGTCAAATATTTTTAAGGCTATGACAGAAACAAGTGTTATTGGAGTAGTGATATTTACAGCGTTTTTAGGATTTGCAACAAACCGAGTTGGATTAAAAAATCCTGAAAAAATAAAACCTTTGAAGGACGTAACAGAAGCATTATTTTCAGTAATGACAAGCGTTACGATTACAATAATAAAAATAATTCCGTATGGAGTTGCGGCATTGATGTTTGATTTGACAGCTTCTTATGGGCTTGAAGTATTTAAAAATCTTGTTACATATCTGATTGTAATGTTTATTTCATTAGGACTGGTTGTAGTAATGCAATCTTTAAATCTTGCAATACACGGTGTAAATCCACTAAGATATTACAAGAAAGTAACAGCACCGTTAGTTCTATCATTTACAACAACTTCAAGCATGGGAACTTTACCTGTAACAATTGAAAC contains:
- a CDS encoding TraX family protein; translated protein: MKQKNIFLEGLDSFTLHILAISFMILDHSWNVFFVNQNQIWMNLLGRLAFPIFAFMLVEGFYKTKNRSKYLKRIFIFAVISEIPFNLLVSTSVFGSPSIFFPYNNVLWTFGIALYMLVLFEKIKNKDNLPVTVKIFGKIIISILAMFITRLIVSDYREYGIMMVLVFYFFRSKKWWNFIAQVILLAWINIFLIWGYNVTLNCFGNEINVSSQSFAIFSLVFIWLYNGKQGIHNKITKYMFYSFYPLHLLLIVMIYIFFKKYIIY
- a CDS encoding tetratricopeptide repeat protein, with product MKKIILILISVLFLVSCSGDIPFSEEEKGALKKAKTEIAEMKKKPTMAEKERILQKGLEVQKKYLRIGVVYFKSVEKDIPIADYYLARNYSARGEKEKALKWARKGSDRGVKEASAFAGQIYANQRDEMNARKYYIKAMDQGDYSEDTLFRVWVYGERKEINSEVVEAFKRNLNKNIEVKNALAFYYQRHDYFDEAEKLYKELVNEKYPNAERLLGELYMWKKDYDKAEEWLLKESEKLFSHSEDNVKRIEEKRARLLRLLAEVYEMKGDYGKAENSLLKAKELAHKELALTSLAKLYEKQGKYNQALKINEELEELEKIEKQKKLNHKRNKKWRVL
- a CDS encoding FAD-dependent oxidoreductase translates to MKKYDAIIIGFGKGGKTLAGFLAGKGQNVALIEKSDKMYGGTCINIGCIPTKKLVDSTKVLKNKGLSSIEEKEKFYEESINNKNTLIGALRGKNYEMLATKENIDIYDGFGSFASKNVVNIESNGENVQIEGEKIFINTGSTTIIPGIKGLKESNHVYTSTSIMELKELPKKLTILGAGYIGLEFASMYADFGSEVTVIDLAQRLMPREDEEIADRAKAIFEAKGIKFLLESKIEKIVDKNGKGYVQISQGSSKSEIESDAILVAIGRKPNTESLNLEAAGVKTDEKGAVVVDETLKTTADNIWAMGDVKGGLQFTYISLDDFRIIRDNLYNGGNRTVNDRNVIPYSVFINPPLSRVGMTESEAIAKGYEVKTGRLEAMAIPKAKIEGVTDGLLKAVIDAKTDKILGCTLLCNTSHEMINIVAAAMKAEQKYTFLKDMIFTHPTMSEALNDLFGSVK
- a CDS encoding DUF896 domain-containing protein, with the protein product MEDIIKKVNEFSRLARERELTEEEKKEREKYRKMYIEKFKESVRGHLDSIKVVRVDDDGNPIDDDGNIIEPEA
- a CDS encoding HAD family hydrolase, with protein sequence MKYDLVIFDLDGTLMDTSKSITKTVNSAMEELGKKQYSANECVKFVGGGVSGLARNILGKEKYEDVTNEKMEKVIRKYYDIYFDYGVEPYEGIPELLDFLEQNGVKKGIVTNKDHETALSAVDKKLSKWKFDGIFGSNEKEYPNKPNPYNVHKMAQNLNISKEKILFVGDMLVDVNTAKNAGIDIVYCKWGFGEVKGEDGIDEDVKVSSVQEIIERIKGK
- a CDS encoding DKNYY domain-containing protein — its product is MKKILKRVILLMLLLITVMTCGENSDKNKRIENNIEKQNESENVIEKPKNPYLVEKGKVYFNGEIVKGADITTFGWIEGTWYGKDENNVYFEGEKVGKLEDKPIERINNYLVKSGNALYYFYWKIDNLKNSKMEIIANKEDGAEYYIKDGKNVYFLERNINFPEFDGKLILLRNIDYNTFEVINKKYFRYVKDKTGIYYVANGKADELKGLDKNSFKIIDFVFSADKNRVYYRGIKLEKILSNGFEVVGNVYDVSYYLKDSEKVYFLNEISELSVIEKADSKTFALINDLYSKDKNNIFCDGKILEGADVKSFKVFYDSDVETAKDSKHGYYDCYSVR
- a CDS encoding DKNYY domain-containing protein, producing MRSTVLRILGLLILIGNAGFSEYIIENGKIYYNEDYHKTLVVKRIDDEKSEKYLTKSPDLKSFKILNENFAKDKDTIYYKEYDILEADINSFEILDEDTGKDKNYIYLYGETVRYENSGEPVDMKKVTFYENSKGKMYYFRNKNDIYVMEGIYAEKVDNVDKRTFEDLGGGFGRDKNWIYSGKMKLRNIDRESFENIGDGYIKDKNGIYRDAEVIFYDSDDSYNISKLENVDKESFENIGEGYSKDKNNIYYNNEKFKNIDVKTFQLIGNGFSKDKNNVYFEKNKIEGAEAKTFQIVDNFFEKDKSNVFYKEYKLKNISPIEFQTLYMSKNANVAYAIFFKNKDGVFKLLIEDPFDLTKNKVVKLNVDKDSVKILSKNYYKDRNNVYCNDKVLKGADVKTFELVGNDKDEAMDEFIDTLENIFDAFSSLEKSNETKKSSITAQDKNHKYEYCRIVK
- a CDS encoding cation:dicarboxylate symporter family transporter produces the protein MSAIVFSSIWVVILILLFFLLIHINVNLKKKFKFSTRIIISTVLGFVVGIVFQSTLGLVGAAEHEVVIKNVTNAASLVGRGFTSLLKMIVIPLVGLSVYNSIINSKNNENLRKLTIKSVVYYTATVAISAIIGIVIAMTFKLGVGMKLPEGMEAWAGKGEYKGLVDVVVSFIPSNIFKAMTETSVIGVVIFTAFLGFATNRVGLKNPEKIKPLKDVTEALFSVMTSVTITIIKIIPYGVAALMFDLTASYGLEVFKNLVTYLIVMFISLGLVVVMQSLNLAIHGVNPLRYYKKVTAPLVLSFTTTSSMGTLPVTIETLEKEVGVSSPTANFTATLGTTIGMNGCAGVFPAVIAIMIANMNGIAITPVFLISLITVIALGSFGMAGVPGTAYIAATVVLGGMGLPFAPVALVLPIDSIIDMGRTAINVNGAMVVSTVVDKEMGTFNEEVFKGERISEA